The Humulus lupulus chromosome 4, drHumLupu1.1, whole genome shotgun sequence genome has a window encoding:
- the LOC133831248 gene encoding F-box protein PP2-A15 — protein sequence MGASLSGMSEGSNGSTLGPGLGDIPESCVACVFLYLTPPEICNLARLNRAFRGAASSDSVWEKKLPTNYQDLLNLLPPERCQNLSKKDIFALLSRPVPFDDGNKEVWLDKVTGRVCMSISARAMAITGIEDRRYWNWVPTEESRFHVVAYLQQIWWFEVDGVVKFHFPADIYTLSFRLHLGRFFKRLGRRACSFEHTHGWDIKPVQFELSTSDGQQASCQFCLDEKEHDEINGNHKRGCWIEYKVGEFIVTNSEPETEVRFSMKQIDCTHSKGGLCVDSVYIIPSNLRERRRKGI from the exons ATGGGGGCGTCGCTCTCTGGCATGAGTGAAGGCTCTAATGGTTCTACTCTGGGTCCTGGCCTGGGAGATATACCGGAGAGTTGCGTAGCTTGCGTTTTTCTCTACCTCACTCCGCCGGAGATTTGCAATTTGGCGCGTCTCAACCGGGCCTTTCGCGGTGCGGCTTCATCTGACTCAGTTTGGGAAAAAAAGTTGCCCACTAATTATCAAGATCTACTCAATTTGTTACCTCCCGAGAGGTGCCAAAACTTGTCGAAGAAGGACATTTTTGCTCTGCTCTCGCGTCCAGTTCCCTTCGACGACGGCAATAAG GAAGTATGGCTGGACAAAGTCACGGGTAGGGTTTGTATGTCAATATCAGCAAGAGCGATGGCAATAACTGGTATCGAAGATAGAAGATACTGGAATTGGGTTCCCACGGAAGAGTCAAG GTTCCATGTTGTCGCTTATTTGCAGCAAATCTGGTGGTTTGAAGTAGATGGGGTGGTGAAGTTCCATTTTCCGGCTGACATTTATACTCTGTCCTTTCGCCTTCACCTTGGAAGGTTTTTCAAAAGGTTAGGACGACGTGCTTGCAGTTTTGAGCACACCCATGGTTGGGACATTAAACCAGTGCAATTTGAGTTGTCCACGTCTGATGGTCAGCAAGCATCATGTCAGTTCTGTTTAGATGAGAAGGAGCATGATGAAATAAATGGAAATCATAAGCGGGGTTGCTGGATAGAGTACAAAGTAGGAGAATTTATTGTCACTAATTCTGAACCTGAAACTGAAGTTAGATTTTCCATGAAGCAGATTGATTGTACGCATTCCAAAGGTGGACTCTGTGTAGATTCTGTGTATATTATCCCTAGTAATCTGAGAGAACGTAGAAGAAAGGGAATTTGA